The following is a genomic window from Microbulbifer sp. MKSA007.
GTCGATCTCATTCAATTTATGCTGAAGAAAGTATATTTTCTCATCAGAGCATATTTAAATTACACATTTACGCGCACCTGATTAATTCGCCCTCTTGCTAAGTACTACATAAATTTAGTTATTATGAATAATGCCATATTAGCGCGAAATATATTGATGAATAGCAGGCATCAAATGTAAAATCAGCAGAAGGATAGTTGATTTACATCAAGTTAGTCTACTAAATGTCGTGCTTTATTTTCATGGCAACTTCCTTTTATTAGCGAAATAAGTGAAAGAGAGGAATACAGTTATGGATATACGCGAGCTTAATAAAACTAGCTTGACGCCTTTAAGTAACATGAGTGTCATTGAGAAGTACTTTGCCGCAGTGAAGGAAATGGATGCTCATGCAGTGAAGGGTGAAAAGTTTAATACTGACACCATTATGGAGCTGTGGCACTCAGGCGGAACGCTTTCCATTCACGGCAAAGAGTCGATCGGCGAAAAAAGCTATACGAAACATGACGAAATTGCAGGGTTCTACCAAAACCGCGCCAAGGGCGTGGATGGCATGTTGGCAACCAACTTGTCTAAGGTAAATGTAGCCAACGCTAAGAATGATGAGCACATCGTTGTAAGTGGCTTGCGCTACATCATCAGCAAAAAGGGAGAAGGCCTTCAGGCGCCCTTTACCCATAACTTCCGCCTCCAGGATGGTCGTATCAGCTCTCTCGACATTCATGTGGGAACGCCAGGTAAAACTGAAGTAGCTCCTGTCGGCGCACTATCAATCGACGATCTTGGATCTCTCTCTGCCATGGCGTGGATGGTTGCCTAATCTGCCAAACCTATCTTTAAAAATTGGTTGAGGACAACGGCGTTTCGGCGCCGTTGCACCCCTTAATTGAGGTGTCGCGATGAAGCTATCTTCTCCCCT
Proteins encoded in this region:
- a CDS encoding nuclear transport factor 2 family protein translates to MDIRELNKTSLTPLSNMSVIEKYFAAVKEMDAHAVKGEKFNTDTIMELWHSGGTLSIHGKESIGEKSYTKHDEIAGFYQNRAKGVDGMLATNLSKVNVANAKNDEHIVVSGLRYIISKKGEGLQAPFTHNFRLQDGRISSLDIHVGTPGKTEVAPVGALSIDDLGSLSAMAWMVA